A genomic segment from Carassius auratus strain Wakin chromosome 25, ASM336829v1, whole genome shotgun sequence encodes:
- the LOC113042847 gene encoding C-type lectin mannose-binding isoform-like, translating into MDFIVSILNLLTLSARFKPWKSKIGHSRAHGVQAHERLKQTEQQSDCPVRVPLLLLQGCVVQRAVIMIFLILLLNDIPIEKSELVKIRFTVRVQYIYHPHDLNTLDIKYKSRTLSRASWNLYSEGSEEPRFIMAMLRCLLLLITIYSMINAEDEKCPNGWTHFGVRCFKYFPQTVNWITAERNCQTYDANLASVHNKLENDLLLSMVPSDTRFWVGAQDGEQEGQWIWSDGSPFDYTSWCSGEPTNGGNIENCLELAWTSNRCWNDLTCSAQIAFVCAKNL; encoded by the exons ATGGACTTCATTGTTAGCATCTTGAACTTGCTTACTCTGAGTGCAAGATTTAAACCATGGAAGTCCAAAATCGGAC atAGTCGTGCTCATGGTGTCCAGGCACATGAAAGATTGAAGCAGACAGAGCAGCAGTCAGATTGTCCTGTACGTGTTCCCCTGCTCTTGCTTCAGGGTTGTGTGGTTCAGAGAGCCGTCATCATGATCTTCCTCATCCTGTTGCTCAACGACATCCCCATTGAGAAGAGTGAGCTTGTGAA AATCAGGTTTACAGTTCGTGTACAGTATATTTATCATCCTCATGACTTAAACACACTTGACATTAAGTATAAAAGCAGGACTCTTTCTAGAGCCTCATGGAATCTTTACTCCGAAGGATCTGAAGAACCAAG GTTCATTATGGCAATGCTGAGATGTCTTCTGCTTCTTATCACTATTTATTCCATGATTAATGCGGAAG ATGAAAAATGCCCCAATGGATGGACACATTTTGGAGTCAGATGCTTCAAGTACTTCCCTCAGACAGTTAACTGGATCACTGCGGAG AGAAACTGTCAAACCTATGATGCAAACCTTGCATCTGTTCATAATAAACTGGAAAATGATCTCCTACTGAGCATGGTGCCTTCTGACACACGTTTTTGGGTTGGCGCTCAGGATGGTGAACAA GAAGGACAGTGGATTTGGAGCGATGGAAGTCCCTTTGACTACACCAGCTGGTGCTCTGGAGAACCTACCAATGGAGGAAATATAGAAAACTGCCTGGAGCTGGCCTGGACCT CTAACCGTTGCTGGAACGATCTGACATGTTCAGCACAAATTGCCTTTGTTTGTGCTAAAAACCTGTGA
- the LOC113043307 gene encoding galactose-specific lectin nattectin-like, giving the protein MAVLRSLLLLFIVYSMVNADDEKCPNGWTNFGVRCYKYFPQTVNWITAERNCQTYDANLASVHNKLENDLLLSMVPSTRFWVGAQDGEQEGQWIWSDGSPFDYTSWCSGEPTNGGNIENCLELAWTSNRCWNDLTCSVQLGFVCAKNL; this is encoded by the exons ATGGCAGTGCTGAGAAGTCTTCTGCTTCTTTTCATTGTGTATTCTATGGTGAATGCAGATG ATGAAAAATGCCCCAATGGATGGACAAATTTTGGAGTCAGATGCTACAAGTACTTCCCTCAGACAGTTAACTGGATCACTGCGGAG AGAAACTGTCAAACCTATGATGCAAACCTTGCATCTGTTCATAATAAACTGGAAAATGATCTCCTACTGAGCATGGTGCCTTCCACACGTTTTTGGGTTGGCGCTCAGGATGGTGAACAA GAAGGACAGTGGATTTGGAGCGATGGAAGTCCCTTTGACTACACCAGCTGGTGCTCTGGAGAACCTACCAATGGAGGAAATATAGAAAACTGCCTGGAGCTGGCCTGGACCT CTAACCGTTGCTGGAACGATCTGACATGTTCAGTACAACTTGGCTTTGTTTGTGCTAAAAACCTGTGA